In Phormidium ambiguum IAM M-71, one DNA window encodes the following:
- a CDS encoding HEAT repeat domain-containing protein has product MSNFRLEDISAQLESDSSRDRMLALASLRDVPAIEAVPLIKKVLDDENLQIRSMAVFALGIKQTDECYPILVKILENDPDYGIRADAAGALGYLEDLRAFEPLSRAFYEDTDWLVRFSAAVALGNLKDLRAYEILVQALESDEVVLQQAAIAALGEIKATQAVDRILQFAQSPDWLVRQRLAEALGHLPHPKTIPALKYLEKDNHSQVSQAATISLQRLAE; this is encoded by the coding sequence ATGAGTAATTTTAGGTTAGAAGACATTTCTGCTCAGCTTGAGAGTGATTCTTCGCGCGATCGAATGCTCGCTTTAGCATCTTTACGCGACGTACCAGCGATCGAAGCAGTACCATTAATAAAAAAAGTTTTGGATGATGAGAATTTGCAAATTCGCTCAATGGCAGTGTTTGCTTTAGGGATCAAGCAAACAGATGAATGTTACCCAATACTGGTAAAAATACTAGAGAACGATCCAGACTACGGAATTCGTGCCGATGCTGCGGGTGCGTTAGGTTATTTGGAAGATCTCAGAGCGTTTGAACCGCTTTCCCGTGCTTTTTATGAAGACACAGATTGGTTAGTTCGGTTTAGTGCGGCGGTAGCTTTAGGAAACTTGAAAGACCTACGAGCTTACGAAATTTTAGTTCAGGCGCTAGAATCTGACGAAGTGGTATTGCAGCAAGCTGCGATCGCAGCTTTAGGGGAAATCAAAGCTACACAAGCAGTCGATCGAATTTTGCAATTTGCTCAATCTCCAGATTGGTTGGTGCGACAAAGATTAGCTGAAGCATTAGGACATCTTCCCCATCCTAAGACCATTCCCGCACTAAAATATCTGGAAAAAGACAATCATTCCCAGGTTTCCCAAGCTGCTACTATTTCTCTGCAAAGGCTAGCAGAGTAA
- a CDS encoding phycobiliprotein lyase yields the protein MDIKEFFEMSAGKWFSQRTSHHLAFKQSESGKSDIRIEMLPANDPEVLKLCQEYEIDPNLCWGGARVSWDGTMEWDQEKHTGSSVLVPIPDPDKPGEGKLLRDVGYAEKAGVAGRYIMGSDGAMTLITEYETMYSEERIWFASPNLRLRTSTLKRFGGFSMASFCSEIRMGVTTPAAAANAAEVKS from the coding sequence ATGGACATTAAAGAATTCTTTGAAATGAGTGCGGGTAAATGGTTTTCTCAACGCACCAGTCATCACTTAGCATTTAAACAATCAGAAAGTGGCAAATCAGACATCAGAATTGAAATGCTACCAGCCAACGATCCAGAAGTGCTCAAGCTATGTCAAGAGTATGAGATTGACCCTAATTTATGTTGGGGTGGTGCCAGAGTCAGTTGGGACGGCACAATGGAATGGGATCAAGAAAAACATACTGGTTCTTCTGTTTTAGTGCCAATTCCCGATCCTGACAAACCGGGTGAAGGCAAATTATTGCGCGATGTTGGGTACGCGGAAAAAGCTGGAGTTGCTGGACGCTACATTATGGGTAGTGATGGTGCAATGACGCTAATTACTGAGTACGAAACTATGTACTCGGAAGAACGTATTTGGTTTGCTAGCCCTAACTTACGCCTTCGCACTAGTACTTTAAAACGCTTTGGCGGCTTCAGTATGGCTTCTTTTTGCTCAGAAATTCGCATGGGTGTTACTACTCCTGCTGCTGCTGCTAATGCGGCAGAAGTGAAGAGTTAG
- a CDS encoding ABC transporter ATP-binding protein: MIEVENLTKIYGASPAIQDVSFAVEPGEIVGFLGPNGAGKTTTMRILAGYLPATSGTARIAGYDVHEDSMAVRQRIGYLPELPPLYPDMTVEGFLYFVSRIKGVSAGDRADKVNSALKRCNLEEKRQVLIRKLSKGFRQRVGIAQAIVHDPPAIILDEPTVGLDPRQIIEMRNLIKSLAGSHTIILSTHILPEVSMTCSRVTIINRGKIVAINTPENLEANLVGGTGYELEIAGDSEEILQKLRLLTGVSLVESVPVSNGIFLPENHGLYRVVSEPGVELGKEITAVLVASDLGLYEMRRTRASLEEVFLKLTTTEKIDTAEIKRESAENPELETQEGVPDLGAQDRVNYSSVVSELESENPEVSESETVAEEVEKKEEES; the protein is encoded by the coding sequence ATGATTGAAGTGGAGAATTTAACCAAAATCTATGGTGCATCCCCAGCGATACAGGATGTTTCCTTCGCGGTGGAACCTGGGGAAATCGTGGGGTTTTTGGGGCCAAATGGAGCCGGAAAAACCACTACAATGCGAATTTTGGCGGGTTATCTACCTGCGACGAGTGGTACGGCGAGGATTGCGGGCTATGATGTCCATGAGGATTCGATGGCGGTGCGGCAAAGGATTGGTTATTTGCCGGAGTTACCGCCGCTGTATCCTGATATGACGGTGGAGGGGTTTCTTTATTTTGTGTCACGGATTAAGGGTGTTTCTGCTGGCGATCGCGCTGATAAAGTAAATTCAGCCCTGAAACGTTGCAATCTGGAAGAAAAGCGCCAGGTTCTCATTCGTAAGCTTTCTAAGGGTTTTCGCCAAAGGGTAGGGATTGCTCAAGCGATCGTTCATGACCCACCTGCGATAATTTTAGACGAACCAACCGTTGGTTTAGATCCCCGGCAAATTATCGAAATGCGGAATTTAATTAAAAGTTTGGCGGGAAGTCACACAATTATTCTTTCTACCCACATTTTGCCGGAAGTAAGTATGACTTGCAGCCGCGTCACAATTATTAATCGCGGTAAAATTGTCGCCATTAATACCCCGGAAAATTTAGAAGCGAATTTAGTTGGTGGTACTGGTTACGAGTTAGAAATTGCAGGAGATTCGGAGGAAATTTTACAAAAGTTGCGCTTGCTTACGGGAGTAAGTTTGGTAGAATCTGTGCCAGTAAGTAATGGTATCTTTTTACCAGAAAATCACGGTCTTTATCGCGTAGTTTCAGAACCAGGAGTGGAACTTGGAAAGGAAATTACCGCAGTTTTAGTTGCATCTGATTTGGGTTTGTATGAAATGCGTCGCACTCGCGCCAGCTTGGAAGAAGTTTTCTTGAAATTAACAACTACCGAGAAAATAGATACTGCTGAAATTAAGCGCGAATCCGCAGAAAATCCAGAATTAGAAACTCAGGAAGGCGTTCCAGATTTAGGGGCACAAGATCGGGTAAATTATTCATCAGTAGTGAGTGAATTAGAATCAGAGAATCCTGAAGTTTCTGAATCAGAAACAGTGGCAGAAGAGGTAGAAAAAAAGGAGGAAGAAAGTTAA
- a CDS encoding ABC transporter permease: MQVILANILAIYRRELQSYFASPLAYAIACVFWIISGLFFVYILLDPQQGLIAQVAIRDQQLANSAPPVDLPYTFQQLFLGNVMSSLALFVLPMLSMGLYAEERKRGTLELLATSPITNWSVAVGKLLGALTFFIFMISPLLLYEAIAFSSSTPPVQPIVPLMGFLALILLAASILSLGMFISSLTDSTLLAAVFTFVLIMSLWILDLIGKSISGPIGAIFTHLSLLKHFSNLVQGMFDTSSLILFASYIILGVFLTAQSVDTFRFQRS, from the coding sequence ATGCAGGTGATTTTGGCTAACATTTTGGCTATTTATCGCAGAGAATTACAAAGTTACTTTGCTTCGCCTTTGGCATACGCGATCGCCTGTGTGTTCTGGATTATTTCTGGACTATTCTTTGTTTATATTCTCCTCGATCCCCAACAAGGTTTAATTGCTCAAGTTGCTATTCGTGACCAACAATTAGCTAATTCTGCACCACCTGTAGATTTGCCTTACACTTTTCAACAGTTATTTTTGGGAAATGTGATGAGTTCCTTGGCGTTGTTTGTTTTACCAATGCTTTCAATGGGACTTTATGCCGAAGAACGCAAACGGGGTACTTTGGAATTATTGGCAACTTCACCGATTACTAATTGGTCGGTAGCGGTGGGAAAATTGTTAGGCGCACTGACATTTTTTATTTTTATGATTTCGCCTTTGTTGCTGTATGAAGCGATCGCTTTTAGCAGTTCTACTCCTCCCGTTCAACCAATTGTTCCCCTAATGGGATTTTTGGCGTTAATCTTACTCGCGGCAAGTATTTTGTCTTTGGGAATGTTTATTTCGTCTCTGACAGATAGTACTTTATTAGCGGCGGTTTTTACCTTTGTTTTGATTATGTCTTTGTGGATTTTGGACTTAATTGGTAAAAGTATTAGTGGGCCGATCGGAGCAATTTTTACCCATCTATCTTTATTGAAGCATTTTAGTAACTTAGTCCAAGGAATGTTTGATACTAGCAGCTTAATTTTATTTGCTAGTTACATTATCTTAGGTGTGTTTTTAACTGCCCAATCAGTAGATACATTCCGCTTCCAAAGATCGTAA
- a CDS encoding GldG family protein, which produces MKTFKFSKKYTKYLWVVGLFLLFMGLSAMAVIGKWEPISLGLIITGIVAISIWLILQGNNDLTSPVQSFWGKRSTQAGTNAAFAMLAFIVILGLINFLGTRYNYRLDLTENNLFTLSPASQQLVRNLNSPVKLWIFDQTQYPQDKELLENYSRQGTNFSFEYVDPNSNLGLARKFGVKDSGEVYLESGEKRQFLQKVREGEPLSEQTITNAIQQIKSDRTAKVYFLQGHGERSLETTEGGLSEAVQSLKDKNFQVEPLKLAENKEIPQDAALIVIAAPKQPLFEAEVTTLKEYQKRGGNILVTVEQKTNAKGLEPILQDWGIAIDDRIVVNASEFQVRGLGPTAALVTSYGNHPITQDFQNRYSFYPSARAIDVVKDIENVKSTPLLLTSEQTWAESNLDQIEFNAESDRQGPLILGIALSKPIESATLPSSSTPNQENKLNKPNQESRMVVLGNTDFATNGLFSQQINGDVFLNSISWLSQQDDRLLSISPKEQKNRRINMTFFQASLLAWLAIIIVPLLGLLTAVFLWWRRR; this is translated from the coding sequence ATGAAAACCTTCAAATTCAGTAAGAAGTATACCAAATACCTTTGGGTGGTCGGGTTATTCCTGCTATTTATGGGTTTGTCAGCTATGGCAGTAATTGGCAAATGGGAACCCATAAGTTTAGGATTAATCATTACCGGAATTGTCGCCATTAGTATTTGGTTAATATTGCAAGGAAACAACGATCTGACTTCACCAGTACAATCATTTTGGGGTAAACGTTCTACCCAAGCAGGAACTAATGCTGCATTTGCAATGTTAGCCTTTATAGTAATTTTGGGGTTAATTAATTTTTTGGGAACTCGCTACAATTATCGATTAGATTTAACCGAAAATAACTTATTTACCCTATCGCCAGCAAGTCAACAATTAGTTAGGAATTTGAACAGTCCTGTAAAGTTGTGGATTTTTGACCAAACTCAATATCCCCAAGATAAAGAATTGTTGGAAAATTATAGCCGTCAAGGAACGAATTTTAGCTTTGAATATGTCGATCCAAATAGTAACCTTGGACTAGCGAGAAAGTTTGGCGTAAAAGATTCAGGTGAAGTTTATTTAGAATCAGGTGAAAAGCGGCAATTTCTCCAAAAAGTGAGAGAAGGGGAACCGCTATCAGAACAAACAATAACGAATGCTATTCAACAAATTAAAAGCGATCGCACAGCAAAAGTCTACTTTTTACAAGGTCATGGAGAAAGGTCTTTAGAAACTACTGAAGGTGGTTTGTCTGAGGCGGTACAAAGTTTAAAAGATAAGAATTTTCAAGTTGAACCTTTAAAATTAGCAGAAAATAAAGAAATCCCCCAAGATGCGGCTTTAATTGTGATAGCAGCACCAAAACAACCACTTTTTGAAGCAGAAGTAACAACTTTAAAAGAGTATCAAAAACGTGGGGGAAATATCCTGGTAACTGTTGAGCAAAAAACTAATGCTAAGGGTTTAGAACCAATTTTACAAGATTGGGGAATTGCAATTGACGATCGCATAGTAGTTAATGCTTCTGAGTTTCAAGTTAGAGGTTTAGGCCCAACAGCTGCTTTAGTTACTAGTTATGGTAATCACCCAATTACCCAAGATTTTCAAAATCGCTATTCATTCTATCCCTCAGCTAGAGCAATTGATGTAGTCAAAGATATCGAAAATGTAAAATCAACACCTTTACTGTTAACTTCTGAACAAACTTGGGCAGAAAGTAACTTAGATCAAATAGAATTTAATGCAGAAAGCGATCGACAAGGGCCATTAATTTTAGGTATTGCTTTATCTAAACCAATTGAATCCGCAACACTTCCATCTTCTTCAACTCCAAATCAAGAAAACAAATTGAATAAACCGAATCAAGAAAGTCGCATGGTAGTATTAGGAAATACTGACTTTGCTACTAATGGTTTGTTTTCTCAACAAATCAATGGTGATGTATTTTTAAACTCGATCAGTTGGCTAAGTCAACAAGACGATCGATTACTTTCTATTAGTCCCAAAGAACAAAAAAATCGCCGGATTAATATGACATTTTTCCAAGCTAGCTTGTTAGCTTGGTTAGCAATAATCATTGTTCCCTTATTAGGGTTGCTAACGGCTGTTTTTCTGTGGTGGCGGCGACGCTAG